In a single window of the Delftia tsuruhatensis genome:
- a CDS encoding type III pantothenate kinase, which yields MTFLAIDIGNTRLKWAMYDAHRPGATLLAHGAEFLEHIEHLAEGPWSDLPTPTRMLGCVVAGDTARRRVHDQIDMMLGWDFEPQWAVPGAAEAGVTNGYDFPSRLGADRWVAMIGARHHILQRGPERPLIVVMVGTAVTVDALDQHGHFMGGLILPGHGIMLRALESGTAGLHVPTGAVTPFPTNTSDALTSGGTYAIAGAVERMYQHLYMHCSMEPACVMAGGAGWKMVPSMTRPFELVDNLIFEGLLVMAQRRWGDASGMAATAVKAA from the coding sequence ATGACTTTCCTGGCCATAGACATCGGCAACACCCGCTTGAAATGGGCGATGTACGACGCGCATCGGCCTGGCGCCACCTTGCTGGCGCACGGCGCGGAGTTTCTGGAGCACATCGAGCACCTGGCCGAAGGGCCGTGGAGCGACCTGCCCACGCCCACGCGCATGCTGGGCTGCGTGGTGGCCGGCGACACGGCGCGCAGGCGCGTGCATGACCAGATCGACATGATGCTGGGCTGGGATTTCGAGCCGCAATGGGCCGTGCCCGGCGCGGCCGAGGCCGGTGTCACCAACGGCTACGACTTTCCCTCGCGCCTGGGTGCCGACCGCTGGGTGGCCATGATCGGCGCACGCCACCACATCCTGCAGCGCGGGCCCGAGCGCCCCCTGATCGTGGTCATGGTGGGCACGGCCGTCACCGTGGATGCGCTGGACCAGCATGGCCACTTCATGGGCGGGCTGATCCTGCCCGGGCACGGCATCATGCTGCGCGCCCTGGAAAGCGGCACGGCCGGCCTGCATGTGCCCACGGGCGCGGTGACGCCTTTTCCCACCAACACCAGCGACGCGCTGACCAGCGGCGGCACGTACGCCATCGCCGGTGCCGTGGAGCGCATGTACCAGCATCTGTACATGCACTGCAGCATGGAGCCGGCCTGCGTCATGGCCGGCGGCGCGGGCTGGAAGATGGTGCCCAGCATGACGCGGCCCTTCGAACTGGTGGACAACCTGATCTTCGAAGGCCTGCTGGTCATGGCCCAGCGCCGCTGGGGCGATGCCAGCGGCATGGCGGCCACGGCGGTGAAGGCGGCCTGA
- the lysM gene encoding peptidoglycan-binding protein LysM, translated as MGLFSFIKEAGEKLFGGSAAQAAEPAQDLNAKAAKAIETYIGTQNLGVSDVKVQFDGSQGKVTVQGTAPTQAVKEKVTLCCGNVSSVQSVDNLMTVTNPEPEAQYHDVVRGDTLSAIAKKFYGDANKYPVIFEANKPMLSHPDKIYPGQKLRIPAL; from the coding sequence ATGGGACTGTTCAGTTTCATCAAGGAAGCCGGCGAGAAGCTGTTCGGCGGCAGCGCCGCACAGGCGGCGGAGCCTGCGCAAGACCTGAATGCCAAGGCGGCCAAGGCCATAGAGACCTACATCGGCACGCAGAACCTGGGCGTCAGCGACGTCAAGGTGCAGTTCGACGGCTCGCAGGGCAAGGTCACGGTGCAGGGGACGGCTCCCACGCAGGCCGTCAAGGAAAAGGTCACGCTGTGCTGCGGCAACGTCTCCAGCGTGCAGTCGGTGGACAACCTGATGACGGTCACCAACCCCGAGCCCGAGGCCCAGTACCACGACGTGGTGCGCGGCGACACGCTGTCGGCCATCGCCAAGAAGTTCTATGGCGATGCCAACAAGTACCCGGTGATCTTCGAGGCCAACAAGCCCATGCTGAGCCACCCCGACAAGATCTACCCCGGCCAGAAGCTGCGCATCCCCGCGCTGTGA
- a CDS encoding Asp/Glu racemase yields the protein MTEKTHFRIGQIVPSSNTTMETEIPAILRAREAVAPERFTFHSSRMRMKKVTKEELAAMDADSDRCALELSDARVDVLGYACLVAIMSMGNGYHRVSEKRLHQRTVDNGGPAPVVTSAGALVDGLHAIGAKKVALLAPYMKPLTKLVIDYIENEGIEVVDSISLEIADNLQVGAQDARAPIEITRRLNTANADAVIASACVQMPSLPSVQPIEDRVGLPVLSSSVATTYMMLKRLGLPTAVPGFGALLSGRY from the coding sequence ATGACAGAAAAAACCCATTTCCGCATCGGGCAGATCGTGCCCAGCTCCAACACCACGATGGAGACCGAGATCCCCGCCATCCTGCGTGCGCGCGAGGCGGTGGCGCCCGAGCGCTTCACCTTCCACTCCAGCCGCATGCGCATGAAGAAGGTGACCAAGGAGGAACTGGCCGCCATGGACGCCGACAGCGACCGCTGCGCGCTGGAGCTGTCGGACGCGCGCGTCGATGTGCTGGGCTATGCCTGCCTGGTGGCCATCATGAGCATGGGCAACGGCTACCACCGCGTCTCCGAAAAGCGCCTGCACCAGCGCACCGTGGACAACGGCGGCCCCGCGCCCGTGGTCACCAGCGCCGGCGCCCTGGTCGACGGCCTGCATGCCATCGGCGCGAAGAAGGTGGCGCTGCTGGCGCCCTACATGAAGCCGCTGACCAAACTGGTCATCGACTACATCGAGAACGAAGGCATCGAGGTGGTGGACAGCATTTCGCTGGAGATCGCCGACAACCTGCAGGTCGGTGCCCAGGATGCGCGCGCGCCCATCGAGATCACGCGGCGCCTGAACACCGCCAATGCCGATGCCGTCATCGCCTCGGCCTGCGTGCAGATGCCCTCGCTGCCCTCGGTGCAGCCCATCGAGGACCGGGTCGGCCTGCCGGTGCTGTCCTCGTCGGTGGCGACCACCTACATGATGCTCAAGCGCCTGGGCCTGCCGACGGCCGTGCCGGGCTTCGGTGCATTGCTCAGCGGCAGGTACTGA